tggaaatcgaacccacgacctctcggtccgcgacgatagatcgccgagcgtttaacccattgcgccacaaacgcatttgcagagagctacacagacgcgccttatatatctaacactcctccgtgtacccgcgctcttgctcggggcggtgccgccgcctacgagcagaaaagagaagtactgcattatgacactaacgcgcaccgacagtgaacgcttcggtggtctcagcactacgacgcctcgatgccagcattcgaagggacgctggcatcaagaagcactaccaacgccacctaggtggcgttcaccgtactcagcacagcggagcgtggcctccgcaattagctctgaaaatgtttctgaagttgatcgcggaggctgcaattacgacgcgctgtacgcgctgatttgactcggtgacgattcagttacgtgctttgtcttgcgcgttgtattagtgtgtcagttacgtgcttcgtctttcgcgttgtgctagcgtgtgcagcgtagtgcagcttccatatgcacgacggttgctcatggtcatcgacgttggtagtcgtgatggaggagacgtgccaccaggcgtcagcgtgggtgcatcaacgcctaagggcgctttagccacaaaacaccaatagacattatatatcaatgtgcaataaacattacactacttctgtgaagacacgtttcactttcgtgttctataccgattcctatataagagggatcaaccacatttttttattttcatattgAGTATTCACAGAGGTGAGGAGGACATGTACAGTAAATGAGTACACATCGTAGCTGCAAGATGTAAGCTTTGTATAATCATTGTGAGCCCCTGTTGAAATTCAGTGTTTGCATTGCAATCAACTTGTACGCACTTGCTTCGTAATCATGACGTAGGTCCGGCGTTTCCACCATAGTCTCTCTCGCCCAGATGACATGTAACGCAGAGTCGCCCGATTCAAgtactagcttttttttttcttcaagggtccctgaaatggctcggacaaattttgtagatgcatagggtacagctacagtaaaacattcgcgtcacaatttaagtgaagcgtcccatattaagagagctacggaccattagaagttaccctcctccctagccatgcattttctCATCAACTCGTTCGCcaagtgatcggggctaagctcggCCTTCGCGGGATCTACGTCATGATGCGATGTCATGTCGTCTACTTcaggttgtcttggagccagcgcccGAAGGCTTTCCAACCTCGCCGCTAGCCGCCTGGCCATCGATCACCAGAGAGAGCAAGAAGCAGCGTGCGTTAcaagcgttctgtcgcagcgccgagcgtgtccggtattccgatAACCACAGACGAGGTGGGCATTTTGGCGTATAGGCAgaagcgtaaactaaagcccctccataccgctgtgctgaaggagcttcgtagacgtacgtgagcggcctgatcggcatgcatggtccagtcatctggtggcgcagagcttaaccagccaaatagaGAGCTAATGTTGCTGTAACAAAGtgcaaaacattttaaacatataaagagacaacgtgttcaagattacgctcctggcAAAAAATTTGGGCCAGCAGCAATGTAGactacacttggttactgctatattagctctgtgtttggttgagctttgttcCGCCATGTGGCTGCATTGTGCAAGCAGTTCAAGGGACACTATAGggaaaaattatttttttctgtatcagtagattacctttccacaataccaaaaacaccactcttaccgggagaagccgcttggtaagcgagaaagaaacgaaaaacacatagccgagtggcgacgccaccttgaagttcccgcacaagCTCACCATGAAGTCATGGATTTttacagcgtcttctaggtctcagttaattttttagcggtaaagattgactacagtGTGTTCTAAAAGAGcgccaagactgaatatggcaagtttcgcgaactttggcttagccaacgtggcccaaatacgaaaaattactttagaagtcgtgacgtcacaccgacgtgctgacgttggggtttccgcgcgaaataaaaaaaataacattgagcttcattttctcgtCTAATAATTGACCTGGCGCCGTTTATTGCAGTGTAAtaaacgacagcagagttttcaaagaatactttatcagtcttagttgatttattgttttgctttagtggcCCTCTCACGTTTGCGcatccgttcatcacgtaaaacgcccagtacacttgcgcttccGTTTACCCGAACACCGGAcgcgctaaactctattgtggtagtaatccttcggcgtgaagtgacgggcgcaaacgcgtagatgctggcgccgtttggataccgaccGTCCAATGCgcggcagccactccgctcgtctgctgcttTGCAGAGGGGCGCGATGTCGccgcttgacatgtcgccgatcgctatgTTTGCAGACCAcgacgcaagggcgaaccatggtgctcgccaaaagaaagaacgagaccaacactgaccgcgcagctctcgtaaacacggagcacgttgtaacacaagcagacaacgcttgctgtgggccggaagtgtttttagtgtagtgatacatgtcctagtgcattttctttttgttactttctttttatagaaacaaattaacatctaaactattacgaacaacatttgttcaacATAACTTTAGAAAAAATAtagatgacgcgccctgggcagccaatcggatagctcacCTTACTGATgtcatatggtcaaatcgcgtcacttggtcaggggtggctgaaaactcagccgattgccgtgctgcgatcggtagtgACGTACCTTTGTAAAACCTCGTAATAAACTACACGCTTTATCGAGAGCTTAAAtacgtcaattaatgatcagaaggacctactctaatgactcagtacgtttgtaagAAATCGTTAAAATCGTTTCAGGGCCCATTTCAGTCATGTCTGTGCATCAGTGAGGGATTATAATGTTCATGGGAGGAGACAAGAATTTTTCACTTCAGAAACTGCGTTTCGACCACCCGCTTAAAATTCGATTgttctaatcatcatcatcatcatcatcatcatcatcagcctttatttatgtccactgtagacgaaggcctctccctgaaatctccaattacccctgtcttgcgctagctgattctaacttgcgcctgcaaatttcctaacttcatcaacccacctagttttctgccgtcctcgactgcgcttccttctcttggtatatccattctgtaactgtaatggtccaccggttatctatcctacgcattacatggccttcccagctctatttctttctcttaatatcaactagaatatcgattatctccatttgctctctgatccaaaccgctctcttcctgtcgcttaacgttaggcctaacattttgcgtcccatcgctctttgtgcggtccttaacttgttctcaagattcttttttaaccgccaagtttctgccccatacgttagaaccggtagaatgcagtgattgtacacttttcttttcaacgacagtggtaagctcccagtcaggatttggtaatgcctgccgtatgcagtctagtccaattttattcttctctaaaattgggttggagtgcatacggcaggcattaccaaatcctgactggaagcgtACCACTGTAATACATCCCGTTATTCCTAATTCCGACATCGTGTTGCCGCGGTTCAACAGCTATATAAAAAGTTATACTTTTTAGCAGGCAGTGTCAAGTGCTTGCACAATCTGAGCCTAGACTACGAGTGTAATGTGAGCACAGCCTCAATCATATGAGTGCGCTTCCTGTCAACGTGGAACCAGAAGAGTATCACATGTAAGAGCACTTCGAGTGCTGATGATTCTCCCCTGATATATCGCACATACGCAGCATGCAGAAGTGACGCTTGTATGCACCAAATAAGATGACTGAGTATACTATCTATAGATCTCAATGAAACCATCGTTTTCTCTTCGTTCGTCACGGCTCCCCTGATAGGCCTAAGCGCGTTGTAATACTATTTACACAGCGTATTCACCCTGTTCACCATATGCACAATGGGATGGGGACACGTTCCTTCGTCACTTTCATTTTTCCTAGATGGCTTGAGACGGCCCGGTAGGCGGAGGTAGAGTGGCTGTACACAAACGCCTCAGCAAAACGTGGTGCCGTGTAGACAGTGATGAAGGGGGCATGCTCGGCGCCGACGCCATTATAACCGACAGCACTCATTACTGTCGCTTCCGACGAAGCCTACTCCTGCTTCTAGCGAATCTCCATTGAGGTATTTCTTCGATGTGTTATGTTCGACGAGGTCGACAGGTATGCTCTtggcgatgctgctgacaccgttGTTCTGTACTCTATCTTTAGCTTCGTTTGACCGCGAACCTTCTTTTAGTCGCTGGGGCATGAAGGCCATCTTCTCGAGCTGCCCCGTTGGCCCTTCGCAGAAGATAAAGAGGAAGTAGCTCAAGATGTAGCTCCAAGTCACGACGTAGAAGCACTGCGACACCTGCGTGGTAATCATACGGCAAGTTGGAACAAGATCTTCTTGTCTCTGCCTTCAGTGATTTTTCTGAAACTGTATTCAGAAAGTATTTCTTACCCTATAGGAGATAGGGTACTTCGTGAGGACATGCACCAGTAAAACGCGATAACGGGCGTAATATTAACAATGGTGAGCCGCCAATCATACACTATTCTTATCAACAAAAAAGATTCGTGAACTTGGCTTCTGATTCATTTAGAAATTCACATTGGCGCACAAGAAAGCTAAGATAAATGAAATGTAAGTAACTGTTCAATATTCGTCAATCGTTTCTCACAAGGCAAAGTGTTGTCTGCATCTTTTTACCAAGATGGTTTAGCAATACCTATATGAATGGCAGAACATTGAACATGCTATACGCAGTGGTGGCAAGTAATAGAGCACATACATTAAGCTTAGAATAAATTGAACAGTCTGCAAACCTATATTGCATCCAGTTTACTTCTGAGTGATATGTATCGTTACAGAGTAAcactttggtgaaggcactaccatgTTTTCAAACGTCACGATAGTGACGTTTGACGTGGGACATGTCGGTAGAAAgcttgaaatattttttttgctttcttgaaatgcttgcggcccaATAAATAAATTGTGCATGTAATTCGAACGAGtttttcaactttttcatgaAGAAACGTAGCATGACTGACTTTACGATATTGAAATATTTCGTTACTAtgtaattatgatgactcatcataAACTACACAAAGAATCATTCTAACACCTTGATTTGCTTTCAATGAAGTCTCAAGCaccctggcataaaattatgtgtTTCACACATCTATCGACAGTggatcataattcgtgtctgaaggggatatATTCAACCTTAATTGGTATACTTATAAGGACGACGAATGAGATTATTTGAAAGGAATTGCGGTAGACGTGCACATGAAAAGAATGAATGGTGAGTATATCTGGATGCCACTTTCTATGAGTGGCATCCACATATAATGTCAACGTTCTGTTTTCAGCTCCTGGTAAACTATCAGCGATAGCGTCATCAAATAGAGATGGAAAACGACAAGAATGCGTTAAGAAACTGTGTATAGGTATATATAGGTCAGTCCGATCGCTGTTTCAAAGACAGGGCTAGAGAACACAAGTTGAATATGCGCAACTATTGCGGCGGTTACTTATATTACCATCGCAAAAGATGCTTCTGTAACTCATGCCTAGACCGCACGGCATTCTTAAAACGAGAGAATGACAAGTTAACACGTCAAATCACGGAAGCATTATTCATCAAGAACAAAGGATAAACGAGTGTTAGCACCCCATCAATTCATTTATTGAAAGCGAACGTGACTTTCAAAaagaaatgtttaaaaattgATATTCAGTGGCACTTGTTATATTGTGCAGCCAGTCACGTGCTGATGATTATGAACAAGTAGAACTGAATGCTATTGGGGGAATTTTGAACATAAGTGTGTGCCGTTTGCATCAAGATTAACTGATGTGGAGGCCTCGTGGTACCGACACCCCTGACGCACATGTGCACGGACTATGACCGTGCTGTCAAAAACCCTTTCAACACTTGGCCGGACAACAGAGGACAGAGGGTCCCCCAGCATAATTTCCCAGCTTCCGGCAACACATTGAATGTACGGTCTCTTGCACTGCTAAGACCAAGGTCGTGGGATAAAATTCttgccgcggcggtcgcatttcgatgggggcgaaatgcaaaacatcTGTGTAcctgcaatgatgatgatgatttattggcatcccttttgaaacgggtcGGCGAAAAATACTCACCTagactgcttgatttaatcaggtatactatacatgctcttattctagcatttttgtatacctctccttatttttctttttcgaaaacttaccttctaccgctacctatgattttaagagatcaggtcgtatccatcttttccctgctttttttttccaccagtactctaatcgtctcttgcttatctataCGGCTGATGTgctgatgtttccttccactttaaacccaaatGCTtttgggagttgcacgttacctacggttctcgctgggtggatcccgtcgcattccatttggatgtgctgagtggtctctggatctttactgcagcatacacatgtctcatctagttccgaatatttgttccgatatgttttcgtccttaggcaaccggctcgagcctcaaatagcaaggcactgccctttgtgttatcgtacagattttcccttctaatttctttcttctcattcttgtaaatctccattgtacttttcgtttccattctgtgtatccaattcacggtctctgtttctctcactttctttctgatgagtcctggttgtatatttacacattcgattatcctgtactttgctaacttccttgacctcttcctccattctgtgtccacgcttttcatgtagagatacttgtgcactttagccgcccatttattttcatccatgttcctgagcctttcttcaaaactaattttgctctgtgcttctctgacttcaaaacaggcccaaccctagtcaccctgcactgcctcatttgtggtattaccgtgggctcccaaagccaaccggcctactaatctttggttaacttgaagcaataggtgcacgttaaagaccccctgGGGGTCAAATTTAGTCCGGAGTCGACCACTATGGACTGCTTCATAGTTATGTAGTGGTATTGGAACATAAAACCCCtgaattttatttttaatgtacGGTCTACAAATTACGATTAAGTGCTAGTTGGTGCGTATCAAACTTACGTTTTTCGCGACAAAAGTTGATGCAACGGTGCAGCTAGGTGTGACACACTGGCAGGTTTCTATACGTTGCAGAAAAAACGTGCTTTTTTATTGCAATTACCAAAACAGCCCCATGAAAGTCATTGAGTAACTAATAAAAAGTAGTGTAATACTTTAACGTTACCTTCCACCCTACTTTTATTATCATTCCACAAATATTGTAGATAGAACGAGCTCAATGGTGAACTCAGTGGCGCGATGCTCGCTGTCTGGGTCCTCTGTAAAGCGCAGAGCTTCATTGTTCTAGGCTTACGCCAGCCAACGTTCACACTCCTTAAAAAGATGGCCAAATCTGTAATTTATGTAATACAAAGCTGCACATTTTCACCCATATAATGATTTTTCGGGTGTTATAGTCGCAAAAATAGGTGTATATGAGCCACGAAATTATCCAACAGATAGAAGCGTTTAACGGCCAAAAATTTCGGTTTATATCAGAGAAGTCGTAGATTGCACTAACCTAAGAAAAGCTGAGCAACAGCTCTCAACTCCTATGCAGGCCGCTCAAAAACGCGTCCAGGCAAccccacctagatagcacaagtcctacgcactccgatctatgacgtcatgctacctggcccgactgccgtAGAATCTAATGGGGTTCCTCCCGCGTAAGCAATAGAAATTTTggcgtcaccgctttcgtcacgccagcgttggcaatagaaatttcggtccaaatagcatgacgtcatagatcggagtgtgtaggccttgtgctatctaggtggggTTGGtccaggagagagaaagagagaaatttaTTGCCATGTAAAGTCAGAGGTCTAACTTCAAACGAGCCTGTGCATCTGTAAGCCTACCATGTTCAGTTGGTCGAGGTGTTGCTGCAGGACAATGATTGTGATAAGCAGGTAACATATGCACAATCGCGCTCAATATGAGTTGGAACACGGCAAACACCCTTCAGTACTTTCAATAATGAAAATGAGAAGTGCCATTTCTCATGTAAACAGGGTGCTACCAGTAATCAGAATGGTGTACAGCAATGTTCGTGTGTAGGCGCTTCTATATGGCCGCTGTATGGCAGCATGGCAGCGCCTACACACACAATAAAAAACAAATTCTCGTGTTGTAAGTCATATTGAGCGCGATATACACATTTTAAACCCTGTCAACAGTGTAGTTTCCGCAAAATTTAAGTGCTCAAAGCTGAGAAATTTGagtggttacatgtaattggttactgaacaAAGTTGTTAAATTACGGTGAGCTTTGCCAAGGAAACAAAGTGGTCATTAAATTACAAGATTACCAAAAAGTTATTCGATTACAAGTGAGTAATTTTAACATAATTTCTTACGTACAAGTCTGCACACCAGGCACGTGCCTGTAAATGGCGCATAAAAGGCGCTGTAATTATTTGTGGCACTCTGGAGAAATGGAGGCTTTTTAATGTGATTATGGAGTTGACCGTGACctcaaaaatgaaaataaaacaaatgcACGACATAAAATATCTCTGTCAGTACTAATTTGAGGGTAGAACAGCACGGTCATTAACGTTTGGGTAGCGTTGCTACATTTATGGCGAGGCCCTATAATATTACTCAGCTGAAGCTGGCCGCAACTGCGCACACCAAGCAGCGTTGAAATATGGATTTGTTGCGGAATGAGACACATAAAAAAGCAGAAACATTAACGATGACGTGACACCTTATTCTGTAGTGAGCACTAACCAGGCCATGAAGTAGTCGTGGTATTCTAAAAAAAAGATCTTACTCTAGAACTGTTCGCAAGAGTCGATGCCAACGGATTTTAGGTGTTGCTAGCGAAGGAACCTGGCCATTGAGAAACAGTATATGCGTACAAAAGGCTTTATGAATTCGAAAAGTTGATGAGCTGTGgatccgtattcacaaaaagatCTTACGCTACTGTTATTCGCAAAAGAAAATTTTAGCCAATCCTGATACTGGACATATGATTAACACAGGGGGCCGACCAATGGCAAAAacaacttacgaaagaaaagcttagTGAGTTTGGCACCAGAAGCAAATACTATCCCGTCCGtttgtctttcttctttacatttTATTTAGGAAATTACCTATGCGAAACAAATCAGACTGGTCCGCCACGCAGTCACTACGAAGCGGAGAGCAGAGCTAGAAGTGTTGCGAGCtcaggcccgtattcacaaaaacctcttacgctagaattcaTCATAGGAGCGAATTCTATGCACTCCTGATGCTTGTCATAATGCAGGAAATATACATGCCTGAGGTCTACATAACTATACTATATGCTTTTGTGTCAGCACCTTTAAGGACAAAAACACAAACGCAGTCTATGTATGGGATGCAAGGGCAATAAGCAGCGGGAACGAAACTGACGAAGCTTTTAGACTATAAGGGCTGTCTGCCATTAACCAGCCGCCTTAACGAATAAAATGTGCCTCACCACGATTGTCTGGTGTTTTCTGTTATAAaacgcgtgcgtgcgcgaacaCCCAAGTAGGCCAGGGTTTCACTTCAGGGGTATGCTTGCTGAAACTCACCAGCGTGAAGTGTGAAAAGAAGATGCGCTCCCTGGAGATGTAGTAGATCAGGATAAAAATGGGTGAGTGGATGAGGTACACGCCGAATGACAACCGACTCAGAGGCACGAACGCATCCCAGGACAAGAACCGGTTGATAAATCCTACGTTGGTGtcgcgagaaaaagaaagagttGCACAGAAAAATAAGAAAAGTCAATTATGTCACTTCCTGTAACACAGGCGCATGTATTTTCCTTGATATGGTTTGCGAAGATGTTAGATCTCAATTGATCGGTGAAGCTTAGAGCTAAACTTTAAAATCGACACTAGCGAATAATTTGCATGCGGAAAATTGTCTGCGCACATCTTCAGAAAATTTTCTGAAGTAAGCATAGGAAGTGGTTAGATTATATACCAACTTTATTTCCATCACTGAGAGGCGAGCAGGCATTAGAACCGTTAATTGACAACTATCCAGGCAATACATTTTACATTCTTCATTTCTTATGTCAACGTTTACTTTCCAGCCATTACTTCGAAAGTATTGAATAGAGATTCTTCAGACGTAATGTCAGGTCATCCGTTTAGCCGATAATCACTCCATCTAAGAGGTGTAAATTCTTACTCTCCTCGAAATACAAGCAGTTTATGTCAATTCTCGTCCTGTGAAAAGCTTTGGAGTCATGAGGTCCTGCAGATATTTTCCTTAGAGTTATATCAGCGTCTGGAGAAGCTTTCGCACAAATTACAACAAAACTTGAAAGAATGACCACTGACCAGGCTTTTACCACGTATGTATATAGTCTTACCTCCTCTGCCAGTGGAGCAAGCGAAGACGAACCAGGCGATGAAAACGGACCAGAGGATGCGGTCAGTAAATGCAACGAACAAACGTCTTGTTTCTGTCATCGGCTGAGTGCTTCGGTAAAATTCGATTTTCATGAAGATGCAGTACAAGCCGCAGAACAGGGAGATACACcaaagcgaagcttgtattatctgttaaaaataaaaaaataaaaaagaaacaagcaggTGTCAACAGTTGACAAACGTATAACAAAAAGATCCCAGAAAACCGCGCTAAGGTTAGAAGGACTGACTGTCGAGCTAGTCATTCTTGAATTTTGACTATGGTAGCGCAAGGTGGTGGACagacacaaacaaaacaaactgaaaaaaaatttcaccgatgattacgatactccctattgggaattttaagcgcagctgtttaggtgttttgaattcgcgatatactGTGGCAAACAATTTGATTCTAAACGACAGGGCCCTCTCGGCggtggcgctgagcctctgctcgggcgtCTCGTTTAGCAGCAGTGGTAGACAAAGTATGTCCACGGGTtgcgtcactcattgttcagTAAGAAATcttgaacacgggagcgcgtgactcgcgcggagcgcattctctagcggcggcgtcGCAGGCGATGTAGCGCATGCGAAGTGGGTCCTAAGCCCCGCCAGCGCTTTGtatccatatatggtatcggtggacgcgttcgccgcatgcctggtcgacACCGTAAAGCACATCTCGTGCGGCCCTCCGCTTTCCATCTCGCGCTTTGTTTGCTGTCGCCGTCTTTATATTCAACGTTCGATTAGATATAATAAACAAGAGCCCGCATTTACAAAGAGCTCTCACAATACAATTGTTGAAAAGTGCTATTTCTAGGCAGTACTGCTGCtgaacatattattagcgaaggcagctGGCCAACGGTATAGAGCACTTTCGAATGACAGGATTTGCAACTTTCGACccttgtttctttatttctttatgaATATTTGGAAATGATTCCAATAGAAAATCTTACTATTTACCTACAACTAAGGAGAAAGCCTAATGCCTGCGGATTACAATTAGCAAAAGCTGCATGGTTAACGCTATACAATGCGTTCCTAATATTGGAAAGTTGGAGGTTAGCAACATTCAGGGATTTAGTTGTTCCTTAACTGCCTGGAAGCGCGCTTCTGCACTCAGTCATTCGGGGCTAACTCATCCCCGACCCGCACCCCTTGCCACAACATCACAGCATCTCTTGTCACACTCATTTTCAAGAGCTTCGGGCTAAGACATCGCCGAGTGCCGGTTTCTGATTGCTGCGAACGATAGAAGAGGTAGCGAAGACAAGCTTACTTTAGAAATCTTTGTCTTGCCGTACTTCTGTACAAGAATGAAGGTGATGCACCCGGAGAAGTAGCAGACGCCGTGGTAGAATGGAAGCAAGTAGTAGTTGTTCAGCGTGTCTGCGACAGTACTGTAAACGAGATAGAAGCAAATATAACATTACCAGTAGACTCCAGCGACTAAAAAATGTAAGCAAAAAATAAGGTGTAAACAATGACGAAAGGCTTACAACATCACGCATATCG
The DNA window shown above is from Dermacentor silvarum isolate Dsil-2018 chromosome 1, BIME_Dsil_1.4, whole genome shotgun sequence and carries:
- the LOC119439846 gene encoding nose resistant to fluoxetine protein 6 — encoded protein: MLMKQTRNRVAVTAVAIIRRFIRITVPLFFVIMCMYLLPLIASGPNSKEFYTRFYAEVRKHWWDFLFQMRNWRGDQDITTLVQVWYLSADFQFFLVSIVVIQTFKTRKWLAAATFVLLSLVSCSISAWQIYGTNLKPFVIAVADTFSTVADTLNNYYLLPFYHGVCYFSGCITFILVQKYGKTKISKIIQASLWCISLFCGLYCIFMKIEFYRSTQPMTETRRLFVAFTDRILWSVFIAWFVFACSTGRGGFINRFLSWDAFVPLSRLSFGVYLIHSPIFILIYYISRERIFFSHFTLVSQCFYVVTWSYILSYFLFIFCEGPTGQLEKMAFMPQRLKEGSRSNEAKDRVQNNGVSSIAKSIPVDLVEHNTSKKYLNGDSLEAGVGFVGSDSNECCRL